GTGATCGGCGGCATCGCGATCTACTTCCTGCCTGAATCGGCACGTCGCCCGCTGCCCGGCTCCATGCCGAGCGTCGCGACCGAAGAGGAGGCCCGCGAGCTCGTGGCCACCCAGGAGGAGAACCCGCTGCTGGACCTGGACACCCTCCCCTTCGAGGACCGTCCGCTGGCCGGCGCCGGTAAGTAGCCTCCCCCTCTCATCGGCTGCTCCCTACGATGCCTGAAACGCCCGGAAAGGGCGTGGAACGGCATCGTAGGGAGCAGTCGATGGTGTTTAAGGGGTGCTGTCAGGGCTGTTCGACCGGCCTCCGCGCCGGGCCACGGGCGAAGCGGGCGGGCAGGAGCCTCGTCGCGGCCACCACGGCCTTGTACCGGAGGCTCGGAATCGACACGGCCTTGCCGTGTGCGTTGTCGGCCAGGCCGTCCCGCACCACCCGGCGGGCGTCGAGCCACATCCAGCGGGGCATGGCCGCCTTGTCGATGCCCATGCGCTGATGAAACTCGGTGTGTGTGAAGCCCGGGCACAGCGCCGTGACCTTCACCCCGGCCGGCCCGTAGTTCACATTGGCCCAGCGGCTGAAGCTCAGCTCCCAGGCCTTGGCCGCGCCGTACGTGCCACGGGTCGCGAAGGCCGCGACGCTGGCCACGTTGATGATCCGGCCCGTGCCGCGCGGCAGCATCTCCTGCAGCGCCGCATGGCAGAGCTCCAGCGTGGTCTGCACATGGAGCCGCAGGTGGTTCAGTTCATCCTCGACCGGATTCTCGTCGAAGGGCTTCTGCAGTCCGATGCCCGCGTTGTTCACGAGCACATCGACCGGCCGTGAGGCGTCCCGGAGACGCGCGACGACGGCGGCCACCCCGGCGTCGTCCGTCAGGTCCGCGGGCAGCACCTCCACGGTCACGCCGTAGTCACGCTCCAGGTGGCCTGCCGCCGTGGCGAGCCGTCCGGCGTCGCGCGCCACGAGGATGAGGTGGTGGCCCTCCTCGGCGAGCTGCCGCGCGAACTCCGCGCCCAGCCCCGCCGAGGCGCCCGTGACCAGGGCCGTGTAAGCATCCGCTCGTGCCGTCATGACCCCAGGGTAACCCTCGCGTACCCCCGCTGAGCCGGTGCGATCGCCGGCCCGCCACGGGGACGGCGACCGCACACGCGTCAGCGGTCCCGGAACGCCGCGAGCGGGTTGCGGAGCATCCCGGCCTTCTGGAGGCCTCCGGAGGGGTCGTCCAGATCGAGCATGTG
This region of Arthrobacter woluwensis genomic DNA includes:
- a CDS encoding SDR family NAD(P)-dependent oxidoreductase, with product MTARADAYTALVTGASAGLGAEFARQLAEEGHHLILVARDAGRLATAAGHLERDYGVTVEVLPADLTDDAGVAAVVARLRDASRPVDVLVNNAGIGLQKPFDENPVEDELNHLRLHVQTTLELCHAALQEMLPRGTGRIINVASVAAFATRGTYGAAKAWELSFSRWANVNYGPAGVKVTALCPGFTHTEFHQRMGIDKAAMPRWMWLDARRVVRDGLADNAHGKAVSIPSLRYKAVVAATRLLPARFARGPARRPVEQP